The Terriglobales bacterium genome contains the following window.
GAGCATCCAGCATCGGAGCACATTCTCACCGGCGGACTTCGAAAAGCATTTATTTGGGAACAAAATCATCGTGAAATAAAGGGCATCACGCCGGCGGATCGGGCTCCAATTCGAGGGGCATTGAGGCCGGTTGAGCGCTTTCCAAGCGCCATGCAAAGCGCATTTTGCGTTGTCTTGGCACTCTTGCAGCATCACTTCTCGTCAGCAAAACAAGAAAGCCCGCACTTCAAGTCCCATACGAAAGATGTATCTAACCTCCATACCGCTGCATAGCTTCATTTAGGCGAGATTTCGATTACTATCTCGCCCGTTTCGCTTGGAGCAGCTTCACCAACGCGTCGGGGATGAACCCGTCCGGGAAATAGAAGTGTTCACGATTCCAAAAATATGCATCCATGCGAACTCGGAGGAAACAACCCTATATGTTTCTTTTTTGCAGGAGAAGAACACCGTCTACAAGAAGAACAACCATGTTGCATGTTCCGGGAAGTTCGGCAGACAAGACGAAAAAAAACCGTCGCAATCGATTCCTGGTTTGGAGGATCGCTTCGGCAGCAGTGCTTTTGGCAGCCCCCCTCACTCTCTTTGCTGCTCCGCCCGGGAGCAACTTCAACCTCAGCTACTGGAATCTTGAAACACCGGTCGGCAACGGCTCGCCGATGGTCGTCTCAAGCTCTCAATTGCAAAACGGCTTCGTGAACGGTGCCTATTTCTTCACCAACAGCAGCGATGGCTCGATGGTGATGAAGGAACCTGGAACGAACTGCACCGCGTGGCCAGGAACCCATTGCCGGACTGAGTTTCACGAGGTAGACCCGAGCAGCGGCCAATATATGTCTTGGTCGCCCAGCGGCACAAATAAGCTCGATGCCTCGCTCTACGTAACCCAGCCGGGCGGCGGAATCGTCATCAGCCAGGTTTTCCTGAACGATTCGTTCCTCAAACCATTGGGTGAACTCGAGTATACCTCCAACGGCGATATCTCCATGAACATCGAGAACGCCATCACCGGTGGAACGGGCGAGACGGGTCACTTCATAGGCCATGCGAATGTCAATGAGACATTCAGTTATGAGATCTCCTACTCCAACAACACCCTATCGGTTGCCTTCAACGGAGGGTCACCTCAGTTCATCTCCGTGCCGGGCTATGCCAATGGCATCCAGGCATTCTTCAAGGCCGGATGCTATGGCCAGTCCACGCAGCCGAGTGACGTTCACTTCACGCAACTCACCATCTCGCACGGGGGTGGTGGAGGCGGCGGCGGGCTTTCCACCTCCGCCTGGTACAACATCGTGAACCAGAACAGCGGTTCCTGCGTCGATGATGCGGCTTGGGGTACCAGCAACGGCAGCATCGTGCAGCAATGGGCCTGCGGCAATCAGCAATCCAACCAGGAGTGGCAGTTGCAAACTACGGACAGCGGCTATTACCGTCTGGTCAACCGTCATGCTCCCTCATTGGTGTGGGACGTCGCCAATGTCTCCACCTCCCCTGGAGGCAAGATTCAGCTCTGGAACTATGGCGGTGGCTTGAACCAACAGTGGCAGCCACAGTCGTTGGGCAATGGCTTCTACCAGATCGTAAGCCGCAATACCGGCCTGTGTTTGGATGTACCCAGCGCGTCCACGGCAAACGGAGTGCAGTTGCAACAGTGGACCTGTAACGGCTCCGGCGCGCAGGCGTGGCAGTTTAACCAACAACCTTGATTCGCCTTTTGTGATCAACAGTCTTAAAGACCGGAGCTCTCGCTCCGGTCTTTTGTCAGGAACAAGAAAGCCCGCACTTCAAGTCCCCATACGAAAGATGTATCCAACTTCCATACCACTGCATAGCTTGATCTAGGCGAGATTCCGATTACTATGTTGCCCGTTTCGCTTGGAGCAGCTACACCAACGCGTCGGGGAATGAACCCGTCCGGGAAACGCAAGTGTTCACGATTCCAAAAAAATGCGCCCATGCGAACCGGAGGAAACAAATAATGTTCTTTTTTTCAAGGGAAGAACACCGTTCACACAACGGTGGGCGCCGTCGGCATTTCGCGCTCATCTGCCTCGCTATGGCCATGCTGGGAGTCGTGCTTACCAGCCGTGGCTACGGCCAGCTCAGCATGCTGCAGGCCAGCGGCACCAATGTGGTCAACGCCGGCAGTCAGATTGTGCAGTTGCAAGGCGTCAACCTTGGCGGCTGGTTCATCATGGAAAAGTGGATGTCTCCGCTGACCAGCGATAGTGAAACGGACACCTACACCGTGATGAAGACGCTCGACAACCGCTTCGGCGTGAGCCAGGAACAGAGCCTGATCAACACCTACCAGCAAAGCTGGATCACCACTCAGGATCTGGACAACATCGCGGCGCTGGGCTTCAACGTGATCCGCGTGCCAGTCTGGTATGGGCAGTTCTACAATCTGAACAACATCTCGAATTCGGGCTGGCGTTCTGACGCTTTCAACGAACTCGATTGGGTGGTAAGCAACGCGGCCCAGCGAGGCATCTACACCATCATTGATATGCACGGTGTTGTCGGTGGCCAAAGCAAATCTGACGACACCGGCCGGGGCGGTCAGAATCAGTATTGGACGAACTCCAACGACCAGGGGAATACTGCCTGGATGTGGTGGCAAATTGCCAGTCACTACAAGGGCAATGCCAACGTCGCGGGATACGATCTGATCAATGAGCCTACGGGCGCGCCCAACAACTCGGCGGTGATCAACGCCTACAACAGTCTCTACAAGACCGTCCGAAGCGTCGATCCCAACCACATGATCATCATGGAAGGGACCTGGGGCCAGTGGAATTGGAGCATGCTGCCGAATCCTTCGAGCCAGGGTTGGACCAACGTCATGTACGAGATGCACTCTTACTGCTGGAACTGCTCGGCGTCGCAGATCCAGCAAAGCGCCGATGGCCAGGTAAGCGATTTCAGGAACCATGCCAATTACAACGTTCCCGGCTACATCGGTGAATTCAACGACTTTGGCGCTGGATCGAGCGTCTGGCAATACTCGGTCAATGCCTTCAACAATGCCGGCCTGAGCTGGACACCGTGGACCTACAAGGCAACGCACGGATTAGTGCCGGATAGTTGGGGCTTCTACGATCCGACTTTTTGGCCGACAACTCCGAATATCAGCAGCGATTCGGTCGCGACGATCGCCAGCGATTGGCAACAATGGACGACAGCGAACGCCTTCGGCCTAAGCAGTGCCCAAGGTATTACGGGCGGAGGCGGCCCCCCGCCGACGCCAGGCCCGCCGGGTTCGATCGATCCCAACGCCTGGTATGAGGTGATCAACCAGACCGGCGGGCTCTGTATGGACGCCAGCGGTTGGGGGACCAGCAATGGCACGCTCCTGCAGCAGTGGTCCTGCGGCAACCAACAGCACAACCAGGAGTGGCAGTTCCGGGCGGCGGCGAGCAGCGGCTACGATGCCGTCTTCAACCGTAATGCTCCCAGCTTGGTCTGGGACAACGAGGGCTCAACCGCCAACGGCAATGGCGCCTGGCTATGGACGTACGGGAGCGGCAATACCAACCAAGAATGGCAACCCGTCTCGTTGGGCAATGGCCTCTGGAACTTTGTAAACCTTACCAGTGGCCTTTGTTTGGATAACACCGGCTCGACCAGTAACGGCGCGCAGATGACCCAGTGGCAGTGCCAGAGCGGGAACACCAACCAGGAGTTCTCGCTGGTGCAACAACCCTAAGGTCGACATGCATTAGGAACCCTCAACATCGCGGGCGCGGCGCTCTCTCGGCCACGCCCGCCCTGTTTTGACCGGGTTGAAGCGGCTTGGAGGTGCCGTGAGCAGAGCACGCGTCCCGGCCAACCCGAGGTTTCCATGTCCGCCGGTTTTGGTGTGAGGCCACGAGAGGGGCGGCGTTCCCATATGGACGGCCGTGCCGCCCATCTAAGGTTCAATACAGTTTTGGATAATTAATAGCTATCTGAATTTTTGGGTCTGAGCGCCGATGACTAAGTGCTGACTGCTAACTGATATCACTCTGATATCAAAACATTGCTTTCTTAGAAACTACAGGCCACAATTGTGCTAGACGTATGTCTACGTTATGCATTCAAGAATGCGGGGCTTTGGCCCTTGCGGTCTTTGAAAAATTCATTGTGCTGCGGGATTGTGAGGACTGACAGCTGAGGACTGCCCAGCAAGTCCCCCATCCCTGATCGATTTCCGCCAATAATGACGCGGGGCAGACGCGATTTTTGGGCTCAAAAACACTTGCTAGCAAGTGGTGGGGTGGGAGCCGAAATCCAGGCTAAAAATCAGCGTTCATCCGCGTTCATCCATGGCGAAAGGTCTTTGCTGTTGCTGAGTGCGAGCAGTTGGCGAGGACGTAAACGGCCTGGCCCTTGGATCTAGGAGCTGCGAGCTTGGAGCTGTTTTTGATTACTCTTCCTCCTCTCGTATGTACTTGAATTGGGATGGCTTAGCTCCTCCGAGACTACTTCAAGTAATGGGGGGTGGGGAGTACTACTTCCGAAAATCTGCGATGATCTGCGTTCATCTGCGGCGAAATGTCTTTGCTGTTGCTTTTGCTGAGAGCGAGCAGTTGGCGAGGACGTAAGCGGCCTGGCCCTTGGAGCTGGGAGCTACGAGCTTGGAGATGTTTTTAACTGTCAGCTAGTCCCTTTGCCCGGATTGATTTTCGCCAGTAGTAACGCGGGTCAGACGTTGATTTGGGGCACGTCAACCACAAGCTAGCAAGTACCCGCCGGATCCGCGAAAGCCGCCGTTGTTTGGAATGAAATGAGAGCGGTGCACTTCAGCTCAAGGGCTGAATGCTGACTACTGAGTGCTTCTTTCATTCTTCCCACGTATCGCCGAAGAGGGTTCGATGTTGCCCCTCATGTCCGCGCTTTCTTACGCAGGCGTGATATTCCTCTCCTTCGATTCGGACTGCAGAACATTGCAGTTGCAGAACAACAATCTCTCTCAGAGCTTCATCAAGATCATCGGCTTGAGTCATGAGGTCTCTCAAGTAAGAAGTGCGAAGGAAGAAGTACGATTTGACGAAAGATAAATCAAAAATTCTAAATCGTACTTCGAACTTCTTACTTCGCTAATTCCTACCGTTCCGGCGCGGGCACAAGTACAGGACGGTCTTCCGGCCGTCTGTCCCTGTTGTATCTTTCCCTATTCGGTATGGTAAAGCGCTCCGACTGCGAAACCGGGGGACCGGAGTAGTAGCGGGTGTGCGAATTGACGTCATCCAACACCAGCGAGCGTTGCAACACCATTTCAACCGTGCTGCCCTGCTCCAGACGGACATCATTGCCGCGGGTCAACAGCACTGTGGCAATTCCAACGACTGCACCGGCACCACCGCCGATACCTGCTCCCTTTCCGCCTGCTGCCACCGCTCCAATCAGGGCGCCGGTTGCAGCAGGAGCAGCAATCGTACCCACATCGCGTCCCTTGGTGCTATCGGCTTGAACTGTGCCTTCTTTGTCTTTGACTTTGGAATTCTCCGCTCCCGGGACGCTGTTCAATGCCCCAGGGATGGAGAAGGTATATCCATCGGGATAGATAAGGGTCGTAAAACGGAAGAGCACTTCGGCCCGGCCACTTACACGTCCCGGACGCTTCACATCGGTAATTACGCCTTGGACATAGGTTCCAACGGGAATAACCAGGGTATTATCCACAGCCACTGGGAATATGGTCCGCAGGTAAACACCATCCCCGGGCTGCGCCGATTTGGTGGAGATTGAATTCTCAAGCCTAAGCGGAATCTTTGTGCCCGCAGGAACCGTAACTGTTCCCGGCTTACTGACAGGCGGCTGGCTCAAAGGTGCGGGTTGCGGCTTGCCATCATAATATGGCTGATCGGGGCCGTTAGTTTGAACTGGTGCCTGGGTTTGAGCTGGCGCTTGGGTCTGCGCTGGAGCCTGCGCCAGCATAATTACAGGACTAAGAAATAGAACACACAGCAAAAGTACTGATGTGAGACGAAACATAAAACTCTCCCCCTCTACCTCTTATAAAGCCTTTATTTTGAGATGTAGATTCCCTCTAGCCTTAGACGCAAAAAACAACCCCGGAAGTTATCTGGCAGTTTTACATTTTATCTGTTTGAGCGGGTGACGGGTATGTAAAAATTTCCACGAAGCTTGCAAGTGGCACGCAAAAGTCGTCCGCCGCTGCTCACGAGAACTGGCTGCGGAAGACGGCCTTGATGTGGTCGAGTCGGGCCTGGAGCGCGGCCATTTCGTCCGGCAATTCCAAATCGCGTGCTACCGAGATGGCGTCATGGAAGGCTTCCTTGGCATCACTGTAGCGTGCGGTAGCGGCAGAAGAAGAGTGGGCGTCATACATCTCGTCGTATGCTTTCTCGCCGAAGTCCTTGCACGCCTGCAGGCGTTTACGCATAGTGTCTGTCCACCACACAAGGTAGTGTTCGCCATCGCAGAATTCGAGCTCTCCACGTTCCAGCGGTAGAAGAATTCCAGTAAGCACGTGGTCGCCGCAAACCAGGCACGTCGCTTCGTCCTCGCGTGGAAAGATCCGGTCGTACCACGGGACACGCTGGTATCCCTGAGTGTAGACGGCGGTGTAGACCGGGCCCAGAGGCACGGATTGACGGGAGTGCTGGTTCTTGCAATAGGTCCACAAGGGGTTAGCAATGTCGAAGCTGCGGATGTTGCAAAAGCCGGGCGTCTCCTGCTCTTTGCCCGGCCCGGGCCAGTGGCCGTCGTTGGCCTTATTGAAGCCGCAACGGGCGCAGTTGTCGGGACCGCCGTTAGGCATGGCCACCTCGCAGATGGGCGCAAGGTTAGCGTGTGGCCGAAGTGAAGTCAACGTTTCGAACAAAATGTTGCTCCTCATTTGCCAACTTATATTTCCTCTATGTACGATGTGCAGTCCAATAAAGCGTAATTCCCGGAGGCTTACAAGAAATGTCGTACTCGTTTTCAGCTCTGAGGCGCGTTTTACTTGCGGTTTCAACGGTGCTGGTGCTCGCAGTCTTTTGTCTGGTCGCGAGCATTGGCTTTGCTCAGGAAAACACAAAGAAGGCCGCCAAGCACAAGACTGATCCAGGAGACGCGTCGCAACCGGCGACGGCTGGACAAGCGAGCACATCCAAGCCCGGTGCAACGCCAGATGCGGGGGCTGAGTCCAATGAGGACAAGACTGACGCCGAAGCGAAGGGACCATGGCACGGGCTCACATGGCGGCTGATCGGGCCTTATCGAGGTGGACGCGTGCTGGCAGTCTCAGGAGTAGTCGGCAACGCACACACCTACTACTTTGGGGGCGTTGGTGGCGGAGTTTGGAAGACGACTGACGGAGGTCTCGCATGGCGTCCGCTGACTGACAAGACCAAAGACATGTCCGCTTCCATCGGCGCGATTGCTGTGGCGCCCTCTGATCCCAATGTGATCTACGCGGGCACAGGGGAGGCATGTATCCGCGGCAACATTATCTCCGGAAACGGAGTTTACAAATCCATCGATGCCGGCAAAACCTGGAGCTTCATCGGACTGCGCGATACGGACGCAATCGGACGGCTGATCGTCCATCCTAAGAATCCTGACATTGTTCTTGTGGCGGCCCTTGGTCATCCCTTCGGACCCAGCGCCGAGCGTGGAATCTTTCGCACCACCGATGGCGGCAAGAACTGGAGCAAGGTTCTCTACAAAGACGAAAACACCGGTGGCATCGATCTCGCCTTTGATCCCACCAATCCCAACATCATCTTTGCCGGCATGTGGCAGGCGCGTCGCTCGCCGTGGGGCATGGATAGCGGCGGTCCCGGCAGTGGTCTATATCGCAGCACCGACGGCGGCACGACCTGGAAGCACCTCGAAGAACACGGTCTGCCCAGCGGAACCCTTGGCCGCATTGGAGTGGCCGTCGCCTACGCGGACGGCAATCGCGTGTGGGCCCTGATTGAAGCCGACAAGGGCGGGCTCTTCCGCTCCGATGATGGCGGCGACAATTGGACCCTGGTGAACAGCGACCGTCAGTATCGCCAGCGGGCTTTCTATTACACGCATGTCTTCGCCGATCCGCGCTCGCCTGATGCCGTCTATGTTCTCAACACCGGAATGTACCGCTCCATCGATGGCGGCAAGACCTTCCGCCCCATTCGCGTTCCCCACGGCGACAATCACGGATTCTGGGTTGATCCTGCAGACCCTGACCGGATAATTGAATCGAATGACGGCGGCGCCAACGTGAGCACGAATGGTGGTGCGAGCTGGACCACGCAAGGCAACCAGCCTACGGCGCAGTTCTATCATGCGATCACCGACAATCGTTTTCCTTACTACGTATACGGCTCGCAGCAGGACAACAGTTCCGTGGCTATCGCCAGTGCCAGCGAGCGTGGCGGCATTGATCGCCCCGACTGGTATCCCGTCGGCGGCGGCGAGAGCGGATACGTTGCGCCCGATCCAAGCGATCCGGAAATTGTCTACGCCGGCTCCTATGGCGGAGAGATCACGCGTTACGATCACCGCACTGGAGAAGAGAAGAACATTACGCCCTGGCCGATTAATCCGATTGGCGCGGCTGCGGCAGACCAGAAATATCGCTTCCAATGGACCGAACCCATCGTTTTTTCGCCGCATGATCACAATACCTTGTACTTCGCCGCTCAGGTGTTGTTCAAAACCACGGATGCTGGAACCAACTGGCAAATTATCAGTCCGGACCTGACCCGCAATGATAAAAGCAAGCAACAGGCCGCCGGCGGTCCGATCACCAAAGACAATACCGGCGTGGAAGTCTATGACACGATTTTTTCCGTGGTGGAATCGCCGCTGCAGAAAGACCTGATTTGGGCCGGTTCGGACGACGGTTTGATCAACATCACCAGCGATGGCGGGAAGAACTGGTCGAACATCACGCCCAGGAACATGCCTGAGTGGGGCACGGTCAACATGATTGAGGCCTCGACGTATGACCCAGGTACGGCCTACGTGGCCGTGGACCGCCACCGGCTCGACGATTTCGCTCCTTACATGTTCAAGACTTCAGACTTCGGGAAGACCTGGTCAACCATCACCAACGGCATTCCCGCGGGAACATATGTGCATGCGGTGCGCGAAGATCGCAAGCGCAAAGGTTTGCTTTATGCGGCAACGGAAAAAGGTGTCTCCGTCTCATTCGACGATGGCGCAAACTGGCAATCGCTGCAGACCAATCTTCCCGTTATACCGGTGTGGGACGTCTGGGTGCATGCCAATGACCTGATTGCCGCAACGCACGGGCGCTCCTTCTGGATTCTTGATGACCTGGCGCCGCTCGAACAATTCAAGCCCGATGTCGCCAGCGAGGATATACATCTCTATGCGCCCAGCCCCGCGAATCACACACAGTTCGCCGGTGGATTCGGGGGCGGCAGTGGGCAGACGGGACAAAACCCACCTGCGGGTGCGGTTATCTACTACTCTTTGAAAACTGCGCTGAAAAAGCCCGAGGACAAGAAAACAGAAGATAA
Protein-coding sequences here:
- a CDS encoding polysaccharide lyase family 7 protein, coding for MLHVPGSSADKTKKNRRNRFLVWRIASAAVLLAAPLTLFAAPPGSNFNLSYWNLETPVGNGSPMVVSSSQLQNGFVNGAYFFTNSSDGSMVMKEPGTNCTAWPGTHCRTEFHEVDPSSGQYMSWSPSGTNKLDASLYVTQPGGGIVISQVFLNDSFLKPLGELEYTSNGDISMNIENAITGGTGETGHFIGHANVNETFSYEISYSNNTLSVAFNGGSPQFISVPGYANGIQAFFKAGCYGQSTQPSDVHFTQLTISHGGGGGGGGLSTSAWYNIVNQNSGSCVDDAAWGTSNGSIVQQWACGNQQSNQEWQLQTTDSGYYRLVNRHAPSLVWDVANVSTSPGGKIQLWNYGGGLNQQWQPQSLGNGFYQIVSRNTGLCLDVPSASTANGVQLQQWTCNGSGAQAWQFNQQP
- a CDS encoding ricin-type beta-trefoil lectin domain protein, which gives rise to MFFFSREEHRSHNGGRRRHFALICLAMAMLGVVLTSRGYGQLSMLQASGTNVVNAGSQIVQLQGVNLGGWFIMEKWMSPLTSDSETDTYTVMKTLDNRFGVSQEQSLINTYQQSWITTQDLDNIAALGFNVIRVPVWYGQFYNLNNISNSGWRSDAFNELDWVVSNAAQRGIYTIIDMHGVVGGQSKSDDTGRGGQNQYWTNSNDQGNTAWMWWQIASHYKGNANVAGYDLINEPTGAPNNSAVINAYNSLYKTVRSVDPNHMIIMEGTWGQWNWSMLPNPSSQGWTNVMYEMHSYCWNCSASQIQQSADGQVSDFRNHANYNVPGYIGEFNDFGAGSSVWQYSVNAFNNAGLSWTPWTYKATHGLVPDSWGFYDPTFWPTTPNISSDSVATIASDWQQWTTANAFGLSSAQGITGGGGPPPTPGPPGSIDPNAWYEVINQTGGLCMDASGWGTSNGTLLQQWSCGNQQHNQEWQFRAAASSGYDAVFNRNAPSLVWDNEGSTANGNGAWLWTYGSGNTNQEWQPVSLGNGLWNFVNLTSGLCLDNTGSTSNGAQMTQWQCQSGNTNQEFSLVQQP